One part of the Candidatus Sericytochromatia bacterium genome encodes these proteins:
- a CDS encoding GNAT family N-acetyltransferase, with product MNPQLVHASDFDQLAWPADPDSVYARDWLTFVGREGTKAAIANAHVEVQALVWPEAVLPVTVTHGDLETCYVAGPYANFIAYAEAELFTIKQAAVRGGIRVILSGLGTLLRFGDINRIAIANNYMLSTNLYPALDRAQIEQAATILRDAHPGHAVAFRSVADVGNRPMVSAFRDAGFVAVPSRQVWWQDPRDGLSRNARKCLKRDFKRLEQGPYRVVGPDELTESDLPRLLWLYNQLYLEKYTPLNPQFTLAFLTHAWRDRLLYLQALRHEETGSIDGIMGCFWRNGMLTTPLFGYDLSLPQEVGLYRMLAALVYREAEKRHLVAHCSSGAAEFKRSRGAQPAIEYLMVDIRHLGARQRWVWKLLSRLFEGIAVPVMQRYEL from the coding sequence ATGAACCCGCAACTCGTCCACGCATCCGACTTCGATCAGCTGGCCTGGCCAGCTGACCCGGACAGCGTCTATGCGCGTGACTGGTTGACGTTTGTGGGTCGTGAGGGTACCAAGGCGGCGATCGCCAATGCCCACGTGGAGGTGCAGGCCCTGGTCTGGCCTGAAGCCGTCTTGCCCGTGACGGTCACGCATGGCGACCTGGAAACCTGCTACGTGGCAGGTCCGTATGCCAACTTCATCGCCTACGCTGAAGCGGAACTCTTCACCATCAAGCAGGCTGCGGTACGGGGGGGGATACGCGTCATCCTCTCCGGGTTGGGTACGCTTCTGCGTTTCGGCGATATCAATCGCATCGCGATCGCCAACAACTACATGTTGTCCACCAACCTCTACCCTGCACTCGACCGGGCCCAGATCGAGCAGGCTGCCACCATCTTGCGCGACGCCCATCCAGGCCATGCCGTGGCATTTCGCTCGGTGGCGGATGTGGGAAATCGACCCATGGTGTCTGCCTTTCGCGACGCCGGCTTCGTGGCGGTTCCTTCACGCCAGGTCTGGTGGCAAGACCCCCGCGACGGCCTCTCACGCAACGCACGCAAGTGCCTGAAACGTGATTTCAAGCGCTTGGAGCAAGGCCCCTATCGGGTGGTGGGACCAGACGAACTCACCGAATCAGACCTGCCACGCTTGCTGTGGCTGTACAACCAGCTTTACCTGGAAAAATACACCCCGCTCAATCCGCAATTCACGCTGGCGTTTCTGACGCACGCCTGGCGCGATCGCCTGCTCTATCTCCAAGCCCTGCGACACGAGGAAACCGGAAGCATCGACGGTATCATGGGGTGTTTTTGGCGCAACGGGATGCTTACCACTCCCCTGTTCGGCTACGACCTATCGCTGCCACAGGAGGTTGGCTTGTATCGCATGCTGGCGGCGTTGGTCTACCGCGAAGCTGAAAAACGCCACCTGGTCGCCCATTGCAGTTCTGGCGCGGCGGAGTTTAAACGCAGCCGTGGCGCACAACCGGCCATCGAATACCTGATGGTTGACATTCGTCACCTGGGCGCCCGTCAACGCTGGGTCTGGAAGCTTTTAAGTCGACTGTTCGAGGGCATCGCCGTGCCGGTCATGCAACGCTACGAATTGTAA
- a CDS encoding ATP-grasp domain-containing protein, whose protein sequence is MATILLTGARAPATLELARHFATAGHRVLSADSVAVNPCRRSRSVAKNFVLPAPVKDFEGFTTAIADICQRESVAWVIPTCEEIFWVSRAKSRLERASQVLAPHLPVLTMLHSKWAFIEQLRELQIRVPSTWLLRSPDDLEALRGAVNRPNRLVFKPVYSRFASRVLFWQDGQAWPDLNLEAQIPWVAQAWVTGQGVCTYGVAHAGKLLAHAAYPVRFTAGVGACISFEALPDERVLHWVEQVVAALCLTGQFAFDLIIDADGQIFPLECNPRATSGVHLFDHDGALASALMGEAKALVTPPEGAAAMLGLAMGVYGLPAALKHGQMADWGALVLRARDAVWRRDDPWPMVDLALTFREFGSMAQQRKITIAQAMTCDIEWNGSL, encoded by the coding sequence ATGGCCACCATCTTGTTAACCGGCGCGCGCGCGCCTGCCACGCTTGAGCTTGCCCGACATTTTGCCACCGCCGGGCACCGGGTGCTGAGCGCCGACAGCGTGGCGGTCAACCCCTGTCGTCGCTCGCGCAGTGTGGCGAAAAACTTCGTGCTACCGGCTCCCGTGAAGGACTTCGAGGGATTTACCACGGCGATCGCCGACATCTGCCAGCGGGAAAGCGTGGCCTGGGTGATTCCCACCTGTGAGGAGATTTTTTGGGTTTCACGCGCGAAAAGCAGGTTAGAAAGGGCGAGTCAGGTTCTGGCCCCCCATCTCCCCGTGCTCACGATGTTGCACAGCAAGTGGGCCTTTATCGAGCAACTGCGGGAACTGCAAATCCGCGTGCCATCCACCTGGCTGTTGCGGTCCCCCGATGATCTGGAGGCGCTGCGCGGCGCCGTCAATCGCCCCAACCGTCTGGTCTTCAAACCGGTTTATAGCCGCTTTGCCTCACGCGTGCTGTTCTGGCAGGACGGGCAAGCCTGGCCGGACCTGAACCTGGAGGCCCAAATCCCTTGGGTGGCTCAGGCCTGGGTCACCGGCCAAGGCGTTTGCACCTATGGCGTGGCCCATGCAGGAAAACTGCTCGCCCACGCCGCTTATCCCGTTCGCTTTACCGCCGGGGTGGGCGCCTGTATCAGCTTCGAAGCCTTACCCGACGAACGGGTCTTACACTGGGTGGAGCAAGTGGTGGCAGCCCTCTGTCTCACGGGGCAATTTGCCTTTGACCTCATCATCGACGCAGATGGCCAGATTTTTCCTCTGGAATGCAACCCCCGCGCGACCAGTGGGGTGCACCTGTTTGATCACGATGGCGCCCTGGCGTCCGCCTTGATGGGCGAGGCAAAGGCCCTCGTGACCCCGCCGGAAGGAGCCGCTGCCATGCTGGGGCTTGCGATGGGAGTCTACGGCTTGCCTGCGGCTCTGAAACACGGCCAGATGGCTGATTGGGGGGCACTGGTGCTGCGGGCGCGAGATGCCGTCTGGCGACGCGATGACCCCTGGCCGATGGTGGACCTGGCACTCACCTTCAGGGAGTTCGGGAGTATGGCGCAGCAGCGGAAGATCACGATTGCGCAAGCCATGACTTGCGACATCGAATGGAATGGAAGCCTGTGA
- a CDS encoding DUF3788 family protein, with protein MVDGYLKGAQMPHPTIPSGQGQPPQRDQLARQLGPRLALWDEACETVLEIGATWTWAFSESTGVWSYRAYQAGNRFFVAMTLTADAFEVSLNLKSEEWDGILATSPAEQAAFDRLRGSAQGEEPAWVHVPVREAADLPMLARILVARARRVQNPRLKGARKRSR; from the coding sequence ATGGTCGACGGTTACCTGAAAGGTGCGCAGATGCCCCATCCGACCATTCCTTCCGGCCAGGGGCAGCCGCCCCAGCGCGACCAGCTGGCCCGTCAGCTCGGCCCTCGTCTGGCCCTGTGGGACGAGGCCTGTGAGACGGTCCTCGAGATCGGTGCCACCTGGACGTGGGCCTTTTCTGAGAGCACCGGGGTCTGGTCCTACCGCGCTTACCAGGCGGGCAATCGCTTCTTTGTGGCCATGACGCTGACGGCGGATGCCTTCGAGGTGAGTCTGAACCTCAAGTCCGAGGAATGGGACGGCATCCTGGCCACCTCGCCGGCGGAGCAGGCCGCGTTTGATCGCCTGCGGGGCTCGGCCCAGGGGGAAGAACCGGCCTGGGTCCACGTGCCTGTGCGCGAGGCCGCGGACCTGCCGATGCTCGCCCGGATCCTGGTGGCGCGCGCGCGACGGGTGCAAAATCCTCGGCTGAAGGGTGCCCGCAAGCGCTCGCGATGA
- a CDS encoding acyltransferase produces the protein MKLKIESRREGESWLRWLRRAGRYLASRLWAPWALRHCDRLGNGARVRGRPVVENEGGQIVIGRRFCVWSYLSRVQLYVGPGGLLEVGDDTFVNNGSVLSASRHIAIGSRVYIAPGCTLLDNDFHGTDGRGDSPKQAPIVIGDDVWLGTGVTVLRGVTIGPGAVVAAGAVVTRDVPARTLVGGVPARVIRPLGEGA, from the coding sequence ATGAAGCTGAAAATCGAGAGCCGCCGGGAAGGGGAAAGCTGGCTGCGGTGGCTACGCCGCGCGGGGCGTTACTTGGCCAGCCGGCTGTGGGCGCCCTGGGCGCTGCGCCATTGCGATCGCCTCGGCAACGGGGCCCGCGTGCGCGGCCGCCCGGTGGTCGAGAACGAGGGCGGCCAGATCGTGATCGGTCGGCGCTTCTGCGTCTGGAGCTACCTGTCGCGCGTGCAGCTGTACGTGGGCCCGGGGGGGCTGCTCGAGGTGGGCGACGACACCTTCGTGAACAACGGCAGCGTGCTGTCGGCCTCGCGGCACATCGCGATCGGCAGCCGGGTCTACATCGCGCCGGGATGCACCCTGCTCGACAACGATTTCCACGGCACGGATGGCCGCGGCGACAGCCCCAAACAGGCCCCGATCGTGATCGGCGATGACGTCTGGCTGGGCACCGGCGTGACGGTGCTGCGAGGCGTCACGATCGGGCCGGGCGCGGTGGTGGCGGCCGGAGCGGTGGTCACGCGCGACGTGCCGGCGCGCACCCTGGTGGGCGGCGTGCCGGCCCGCGTGATCCGCCCGCTGGGCGAGGGCGCCTGA
- a CDS encoding glycosyltransferase family 2 protein yields MSGAGLGQLGLHLLQGWFALQALHLYLPLVGAIAARLSETSPPEAPDTPPSRLAVLIAARDEARVITGALQAWQAQTYPLEAYDVYVVADHCSDQTAALARRTGATVLERQGDGEKTKGAALRDLWLSLDRSRYRGVVIADADNRPAPDCLAALAAALARGHRAVQGLRAPAGADTPTARLDALSELCTHRIACAGRTWLGLGAPLMGSGMAFDVATFESLLVNWRPTLVEDCAWQAQLAAAGIAVFWTAEAIVRDEKTPHAAAMGQQRRRWLSGRAQAARRHAGALLEAAVRQRRLLALDTLLDVTAPPRSLQLLVWLTGFLLAVGGLQPWGWGLVWGACLALVPVYLATALWLDGQGLRQAGAMLASLSGLPRLTWQLLRARAAALGGRPQGWIPTRHGEDPATQERGVAG; encoded by the coding sequence ATGAGCGGCGCGGGTCTGGGCCAGCTGGGCCTGCACCTGCTCCAGGGCTGGTTCGCCCTGCAGGCGCTGCATCTGTACCTGCCACTGGTCGGGGCGATCGCCGCCCGCCTGAGCGAGACCAGCCCGCCAGAGGCCCCCGATACGCCTCCCAGCCGCCTGGCCGTCCTGATTGCGGCCCGCGACGAGGCCCGCGTGATCACGGGCGCCCTGCAGGCCTGGCAGGCCCAGACCTATCCGCTCGAGGCCTACGACGTGTACGTGGTGGCCGACCACTGTTCCGACCAGACGGCCGCGCTGGCGCGTCGCACCGGTGCGACGGTGCTGGAGCGTCAGGGTGACGGGGAAAAGACCAAGGGCGCGGCCCTGCGCGACCTCTGGCTGAGCCTGGATCGCAGCCGCTACCGCGGCGTGGTGATTGCCGACGCCGACAACCGGCCTGCGCCCGACTGCCTGGCCGCCCTGGCCGCAGCGCTGGCCCGCGGGCATCGGGCCGTACAGGGCCTGCGCGCCCCGGCAGGAGCGGACACCCCCACGGCCCGGCTGGATGCCCTGAGCGAGCTGTGCACGCACCGCATCGCCTGCGCGGGGCGCACCTGGTTGGGCCTGGGCGCGCCCCTGATGGGCAGCGGCATGGCCTTCGACGTCGCCACCTTCGAGTCGCTGCTGGTCAACTGGCGCCCGACCCTGGTCGAAGACTGTGCCTGGCAGGCCCAGCTGGCCGCAGCCGGCATCGCCGTGTTCTGGACGGCCGAGGCGATCGTGCGCGATGAGAAAACGCCCCACGCGGCGGCCATGGGGCAGCAGCGACGGCGCTGGCTGAGCGGTCGGGCCCAGGCTGCCCGCCGGCACGCCGGAGCCCTGCTTGAGGCGGCCGTGCGACAGCGCCGCCTGCTGGCCTTGGACACGCTGCTGGACGTGACGGCCCCGCCCCGCAGCCTGCAGCTGCTGGTCTGGCTGACGGGTTTCCTGCTGGCTGTCGGCGGCCTGCAGCCCTGGGGCTGGGGGCTGGTCTGGGGGGCCTGCCTGGCGCTGGTGCCGGTTTATCTGGCCACCGCGCTGTGGCTGGATGGCCAGGGGCTGCGGCAGGCGGGGGCCATGTTGGCGAGCCTGAGCGGGCTGCCGCGGCTCACATGGCAGCTGCTGCGGGCCCGTGCCGCGGCGCTGGGCGGGCGCCCGCAGGGCTGGATTCCCACCCGCCACGGCGAGGACCCGGCGACCCAGGAAAGGGGCGTGGCGGGATGA